Proteins from a single region of Peptococcaceae bacterium 1198_IL3148:
- the pseC gene encoding UDP-4-amino-4,6-dideoxy-N-acetyl-beta-L-altrosamine transaminase → MSFTPYGKQSITTQDIESVINVLKSDWLTQGPVIEAFEKSIAEYCGVKYAVAVSSATAALHIACMAANLKSGDIVWTTPNTFVASANCALYCGADVDFVDIDNKTYNISIDELEQKLAKAKKKDKLPKAIIPVHFAGQSCEMERIAELSKHYGFIVLEDASHAIGGSYKNRKIGSCYFSDMTVFSFHPVKIITTGEGGMVLTNQEELYNKLIRLRTHGITRDYDFMNEYHGPWYYQQIELGYNYRITDIQAALGLSQLKRLDEFVERRHMLAERYTKYLKELPLVLPWQHPDNYSAFHLYVIRLISNKISKSRREIFEELRSAGIGVNVHYIPVHTQPYYQKLGFQWGDYPQAEEYYSEALTLPLYYDLTIDEQDYVIKTIKEVIT, encoded by the coding sequence TTGAGTTTTACCCCTTACGGAAAACAGAGCATTACAACGCAAGATATTGAATCGGTTATAAATGTATTAAAGTCAGATTGGCTTACCCAAGGGCCTGTTATAGAAGCTTTTGAAAAGTCAATTGCTGAATACTGTGGGGTTAAATATGCAGTTGCAGTAAGCAGTGCTACGGCTGCACTTCATATTGCTTGTATGGCGGCAAATTTAAAATCGGGAGATATTGTGTGGACAACTCCTAACACTTTTGTTGCCTCAGCTAATTGTGCCCTCTATTGTGGAGCAGATGTAGATTTCGTTGATATAGATAATAAAACATATAATATTAGTATAGATGAACTAGAGCAAAAACTAGCAAAAGCTAAAAAGAAAGATAAATTACCTAAAGCAATAATTCCTGTCCATTTTGCCGGTCAGTCTTGCGAAATGGAACGGATAGCAGAATTATCAAAGCATTATGGTTTTATTGTCTTGGAAGATGCATCACATGCCATTGGCGGAAGTTATAAAAACCGAAAGATCGGTTCCTGCTATTTTTCGGATATGACGGTTTTTAGTTTTCACCCAGTAAAAATAATAACTACTGGTGAAGGTGGTATGGTACTAACTAATCAAGAAGAGCTATATAACAAACTAATCCGTTTAAGAACCCATGGAATAACTCGAGATTACGATTTCATGAATGAATATCATGGCCCCTGGTACTATCAACAAATAGAACTTGGATATAATTATCGGATTACAGATATTCAGGCGGCATTAGGTTTAAGCCAGTTAAAACGTCTAGATGAATTTGTTGAGCGCCGCCATATGTTGGCAGAAAGATATACTAAATATCTTAAAGAGTTACCACTAGTACTTCCTTGGCAACATCCGGATAATTACTCAGCTTTTCATTTATATGTAATAAGATTAATAAGTAATAAAATTAGCAAATCAAGACGTGAAATATTTGAAGAGCTTAGAAGCGCAGGTATAGGTGTAAATGTTCATTATATCCCAGTACATACACAGCCTTATTATCAAAAATTAGGTTTTCAATGGGGAGATTACCCCCAAGCAGAAGAATATTACAGTGAAGCGTTAACTTTACCGTTATATTATGACTTAACTATAGACGAACAAGATTACGTAATAAAAACCATTAAAGAGGTAATAACATGA
- the pseB gene encoding UDP-N-acetylglucosamine 4,6-dehydratase (inverting), translated as MFNNKSILITGGTGSFGKRFIKTILNDYKPKKVVVYSRDELKQFEMQQEFNSTEMRYFIGDVRDVDRLIQAMRGIDYVVHAAALKQVPAAEYNPMECIKTNIHGAQNVITAAIANEVEKVIALSTDKAASPVNLYGATKLASDKLFVAANNMTGGHRTQFSVVRYGNVVGSRGSVLPFFKKLISEGAKELPVTDSRMTRFWITLQQGIDFVLKNFARMQGGEIFVPKIPSMRITDLVESLVPGMPIKIIGIRPGEKLHEVMVPIDDAHHTLEFDDHYVIKPTITFVNKINYEINALGEKGVPVKQEFEYNSANNTEFLTVQQLREMNKN; from the coding sequence ATGTTTAATAATAAATCAATTTTAATTACTGGTGGAACAGGCTCATTTGGTAAGCGTTTTATTAAAACAATACTAAATGATTATAAACCCAAAAAGGTAGTTGTTTACTCTCGGGATGAATTAAAACAATTTGAAATGCAACAAGAATTTAATTCTACTGAAATGCGGTATTTTATTGGTGATGTGCGAGATGTTGACCGCCTGATTCAGGCGATGAGAGGGATAGATTATGTAGTTCACGCAGCTGCATTGAAACAAGTGCCTGCTGCTGAATATAATCCAATGGAGTGTATAAAAACCAATATCCACGGTGCCCAAAACGTAATTACTGCAGCAATAGCAAACGAGGTAGAAAAAGTGATTGCACTTTCAACTGATAAAGCTGCTAGTCCAGTTAATCTTTATGGTGCTACTAAACTTGCATCGGACAAACTATTTGTGGCGGCAAATAACATGACCGGAGGACATAGAACACAATTTTCTGTTGTTCGCTATGGAAATGTTGTCGGTTCACGGGGGTCGGTTTTACCTTTCTTTAAAAAATTAATTAGCGAAGGGGCAAAAGAACTTCCTGTTACAGATTCAAGAATGACACGTTTTTGGATTACCTTGCAGCAAGGGATTGATTTTGTACTAAAAAACTTTGCTCGTATGCAGGGTGGAGAAATTTTTGTACCTAAAATCCCTTCTATGAGAATAACAGACTTAGTAGAATCTTTAGTGCCTGGTATGCCTATTAAAATAATAGGTATACGCCCAGGAGAAAAACTACATGAAGTTATGGTGCCTATTGATGATGCCCATCATACGTTAGAATTTGATGACCATTATGTTATTAAACCAACAATAACTTTTGTAAATAAAATAAATTATGAAATTAATGCACTTGGTGAAAAAGGAGTACCAGTTAAACAAGAATTTGAATATAATTCAGCGAATAACACTGAATTCTTAACAGTTCAGCAACTTAGGGAGATGAACAAAAATTGA